The genomic DNA GCCGACCAAGCGGTTACGCCCGGTACGGAGTGCGACATGGCGCGATGTTGCCTGAGATAAGCCATTCCGCCGCGTAGGCCGGCGATAATATCCAAGTCTGGCGCTTGTGCGCCAAGGACTGCTGCAATATAAACAGGGTCACTGGCCGACAGCGGGTGACCGGACAGCCCTGCGACCGCCATGCCAATAAGCGCGTGTGACAAAGTATCCATAACATCCCCCTTCCCCAAAAAAAGTCCATATTAGTTTACATAACATTATAACATGGGCTCCGGGGCGGTGGTCTATGGTAAGTTATGGCTTGCTCGGTTCTCGATTGTTTTACTGTCGGGCGGGAAAAATAAAACTAAACGGAGGTGAAAAAAGGTGCGGCAAAAAGCAAAAGGCGATACCCGTCCGCTCCTTATGAACAAAGACGGCAGGCTTAACCATGTGGGCGGCATTGCCGACGATTTAGGCGGCGTCGATCCGGCGGCGGACGCCAACCTTGTCCGTTTGTCCGGAGGGCCCTGAAAAAAGAGCAGCTCGCGGTAGCGAGTTGCTCTTTTTTCAGAAGTTCACACAGGTGCGGTTGCCGGCTGGCCATTTTGCGGAGGAAGAGGTATTGGCAAAAAATATATCCAGTATTCGCTAACCTGGACGTCTTGACCGGGCAGGGATTATATATTATTATTGGAATGTAACTGAATAGTCCCTAAAGGGGAGTAGCTGTCAGATAAGGTCAACAACTCTGCACTTGCTGCATGGCCTTGTCGTTGGTTAGCCAATAGCGAGACCTTTAGTATATTTACGAAACGAAATATACTAGCAGTAAGGTCTGCCCCTGGGGAAGAATTCCAAAAGACCTTACGCGGTAAGGTCTTTAATTTTTTGATATGGAGGTGCACCGCCAAGCTCAAGACGGCCTTTTAACTGACTGGATTAATGTAATTAGTACAAAAAAATACGGAAAGGGGTTATTTCGATGGAACTATTGGCAGCGTTAGGTAGTATTACGTTTATTAACCTGATACTAAGTGGCGATAACGCGGTCATCATAGCTCTGGCTAGTAGAAACTTACCCCCTGCGCAACGCAAGAAGGCCGTTATTTGGGGTAGCGCCGGAGCCGTTATTTTAAGAATTGTTCTTACCCTTGTTGCCGCACTGCTGCTTAAAATACCTTATGTGCAGTTTGCAGGCGGTTTGGCATTATTATATATTGCGATTAACCTCCTTGCTGAAGAAAAAAAGGAGGTTTCCTGCCAGGAAGCTTCCAATTTTATGGAAGCCGTTAAAATCATTCTGTTTGCCGACTTAATTATGAGTCTGGACAATGTGTTGGCCATCGCCGGCATTGCCGGCGGCAATATGATGCTGCTGATTTTCGGCCTGGCCATGAGCATTCCGCTTGTGGTTTTCGGCAGCCAAATGCTAATGACCCTCATGGACCGCTTCCCGATTATCATTTATATCGGCGCCGGTATTTTAGGCTGGACGGCAGCAAAAATGATCGTAGCCGACCAAGCGCTTGGAGCTACGCTTCAGCCCTACGCGTTAATAATAGAAATTGGTCTAACGGCATTGGTTATCGCTATTGGTCACTGGCGTAAAACCCGTGGTCACAAGGAAGCTATTACAGGCTCGGTGACAACCTCTTTCCCTGGGGATACGGAAAAATAACTAAAAGGGCGCCTTACCAAAGTGTTAGGCGCCCTTTTTCCGTGCCTCAGCCTTGTTGACCGGCCTGATAAGCCTTATCAAGGAGTTGGATGGTATGAACGGCATCTTGCCGCAGATTATTTTGGACCAGGCCGTCAATGATATGCATCCGGCACAGGCCGCAGCTCGTTGCCACCAAATCGGCGTCAGTGGCGGCAATGTCGGCGACTTTGCGGTCATTGATTTTCCGGGACAATTCATAGTGCGCCAGGCTGAATGAGCCGCCGGCGCCGCAGCAGCGGGCCGGTTCTTTCATTTCGACGAAAGTCAGGCCGGGGATGGCCTGGAGGACTTCCCGCGGCTGGCTGGTCACTTTAATCCCGCGCGCCATATGGCATGGGTCGTGCATCGTGACGGTAGCCTTGACTTCGCCCAAATTGTCGCGGCGAAATTTCACGATATCGACGAGAAATTCGCTTATTTCGTAGGTCTTTTTCGCCAAATTTTCGGCTCTGGTTCTCATGGCCGGGTCAGCGTGGAACAATTCGGGATACTCCAGTTTCCAGGCTTCCGTACAGGTCGCGCAAGGGGTAACGATATAGTCGAGATTGTAGCTGGCG from Sporolituus thermophilus DSM 23256 includes the following:
- a CDS encoding TerC family protein, with the translated sequence MELLAALGSITFINLILSGDNAVIIALASRNLPPAQRKKAVIWGSAGAVILRIVLTLVAALLLKIPYVQFAGGLALLYIAINLLAEEKKEVSCQEASNFMEAVKIILFADLIMSLDNVLAIAGIAGGNMMLLIFGLAMSIPLVVFGSQMLMTLMDRFPIIIYIGAGILGWTAAKMIVADQALGATLQPYALIIEIGLTALVIAIGHWRKTRGHKEAITGSVTTSFPGDTEK